The genomic interval AGGGAATCAACATTTGTTCAGTCGGTTATAATCCATCTGAATACAACAACCAGCTATAGCTCCGACCGCTTCCCCCTGCTTCCTCACGTGTTATCCACATGTTTGTCATTTTGACAGTTGGTGGACGGTGACAAAATGGACGCCCGTGTCTGCAGTGTCCCCAGCACATCTGGGAGGGGCCCTCAGGTTTTCATAGGTAGCCGCATCGCTAAGTTCACCAGGATCCTCTTGGTCCTGTAAGaaccaaaatatatattattaattaaatcTGAATCTCAATGAAATGTCCCTTGCATTATACGTATACGTTTACAACGTATTTCCTCATTTGTTTAATAAATGTTGGTAAAACTGTGTACCAACAGAGAATTCAACGGACATAAACAGACTATAGTAGGCTATTACCCACACAAGAAAACACAGTCGCTCAAACACTGTCCTCAAAGCTACTCCCGCTGCTTTCTGCTCCCTCTTTGAGCCTTACTTTACGAAAGTTAACTGGTGTTGACTGGTGTGACACAGACTTGTACCCATACAATTTATTCACAAATTTACACATTTCATGATAtggaaaattatattttattagagaagCCAAGCCAGGAACATTTCATGGAGATTCAGATTGAAATGTAAACCTTTTAAATGTTGCTCTGTTGACTCCCCCCAACCTTCTCTGTGTCTCAGGTCCATGTGAGACCTGTGAGGTGGGCGTGGCTGAGTCTATAATGTTTACCTGTGCTGAGCCTACTGCCCTCTGCCCACCACGCTGGACCACAGAGGGGCCCCTGGGAGCCCAGTCCAGGTCCATATCCACACTGTGCTGCTGCTACACATTCACATGAGAGAAGATTAACTCCTTTAATCCCACAGGGGAGGAACTAGAGATAAAAACCtttaaataagaatataaaACAAAGATATACAGAAAGTAtatcttatacacacacaataacattagGGTAATTAATGTGTGTTGCTGGTACACATTAACATAAGAAAAGATAAAGTGTACTTCATTAATCCAAGGTGGGAAATAAGGGAGACTCAGCAGAAAGTGCAGAGATTAGAATAAAAAACTCAACAATAAATACTATGGAAAAATAGACAGAGggtatatattttatatctatatataaacatttatatttCAATTTGGATACGATGAACTATAATTAAGATGTGCATGTGAGATGTATTCAATTTGACAatcacagggtgtgtgtgtgtgtgtgtgtgtgtgtgtgtgtgtgtgtgtgtgtgtgtgtgtgtgtgtgtgtgtgtgtgtgtgtgtgtgtgtgtgtgtgtgtgtgtgtgtgtgtgtgtgtgtgtgtggtgaatggGTGAAGGAGTCTCACCTGGTCACTGGCCCCTGGGCCGAGGCGTTCTCTGGCTGGCAGGGCGTCGCTGGCAGAGTTCAGACCCTGCACCAACACAGTCATCAGTTACTGCTGCTCACATCCCTCTAGCAGCCACCGCCCTCCAAAGGGACCGACCCTCTACAGCTATCACTGCAACGCATCAACGTTAGAGCTGCTACAGGAAACTGTGCTACGGCACCTACAGCTTAAAAATAGACTAGACAGAGTTCagagtagccaatcagatggagATCATTCTTAAGAGGTAGTTTAAAGAGTAATGCATCACATTTCAAAGGGTTTTCTAAATCCCTAAACAACTCAACAAAGTGCATTGTAGACTGCTAGAGCTGCTCGATAATCACAAATCAGTAGTGTGGATCGTTGTCATATTCTCCACTTGTTGAGCAACACAGTAAATAGAGAACAAGTCAAACTGGCCACGAACACAACCCGTTACTGTAATTCATCCTCTTTGGTCTTTAACTCACAATGCACTCTTCTGTTGCTGCCCTGTTACCTGGTGGAGAGAAAGCCACAGTCAGTGTTTCCATGGCGACATAAACAGATGTGAAGATGGAGACATGACCACAAGTTAAGTTAAGTAAAGACTATTAGTAAAGGCCATAACTCAGTTAAAGTCCCAAAGGCCTTCACAGACCCACACTATATAagacaccccctcaccccaagGACTAGACTTTAAGCCTTCTGGAGGACAAGGAAAACGGCACAACACAGAAATAGGTGCAGCTGTTTTGTTTAATGTTGTTCACTAAATAAAAACTCTTCAAGACAAATTTAGCCTTgagttagcctctctctctctctccccccccctctctctgtctctccccccctctctccccagtctccccctctccccctctctctctctccctctctcccccccctctctctctctctctctctctctctctctctctccctctctcccccccctctctctctctctctctctctgtctctctctgtctatgtctctccccccctctcttccccctctctctctcccctctttctctctctctctctctctctctctccccccccccccctctctctctctctctatgtctcttccccctctctctctcccctctttctctctctcgctctctctctctccccccccccccccccctctctctctctctctctttctctctctctttctctctctcccccccccccctctctctctctctcctcacctctggtTCTCCACCAGCCAATGAGGCGGAGCAGAACCACCAGGGTCAGGACAGAGAAGCCCAGCAGCACCAGGACCCGCAGCAGGACCCCCGCTGTAGGAGCTGCAAGAGATCACACCGACCTCCATGAGCTGATGGTACAACGCCTTGCGTGGTTACAAAGGGTGATGGAGGCCATTTACCATTATAACAACCAACATGGGGTTATGTCTGGAACCACAGAGAACTTGACAGACTTTCTATATAAATGATAGGATGAAAGAGAGTAGGATGGTCTACCTAAGGTGTTTGACTCCAAGATAAGAGGTTCTGGGTTCCAACCCCAATGTCCATACTCTGCAGCCTGACTGTCATGGCGTCCATGAGTGAGctgcccctaacccctacctgctccatagtGACATGTGTCTGAACTCACTGTTGGAACATCTGGACTGAGGCAACTCAACTCAACTACTTGTACTTATtctttgctgtggttagtggcTCTATGTctggccacacacaaacagaatttCAATTCGATTTTGTGCAAGGGCAAGTATTTTTGAATGCGGAAAAACGTGGGAAGACCTTTGTTGGTGATGCAGTGAGAGTCAGATTATTAGAACACATACCTGGGTCAGTAGTGTCACCTGCTACTTCACCTGCTGAAATTATCTTGGTTTTGTCTCAAGCTTAACTCTTATAACTTAAACCTCTTAACTAAAACAAAAGGATAGCACACTCAACCATCACTTGATGCAGAGTGTGTATCCAGCCTGACTCATGCCCCTGCAGACATGTTGTTGTggttaataaagtacatctctggccagctctgtgtttctgtgaaaCAGAAGTAGGAAGTGTGATGATTTATTAGTGTTAGTTGTGGAGAAGTTAGATAGTTGGAAGACATAACTTGATGCTCCAAGTCCACAGAGTAACAGGGATAGATAGAAACACACCATTTTAAACCATGACAGTGATAGAATaccgttcagtgtgtgtgtggttggtgttgATGTTGAGGGCCTTGCTGctgggctgctgctggctgctccTTGTGGATTAAAATCAATGGAAAAGAGGAACATTACTCACACCTTATAACAAATATGCTTTACAAATATCATTTTAGACAAGCGTTGAGTTTTATCAAGGTTTACAGTTATAACGGAAGAATGTGCGATTGTTTCATCATACTTTAGTGGAGATGTCAGAGGTTTAACAGGTTCCTCATGGTAGGCCACTCGTACCTCCAGTACCAAGTCCTCAGAGTTACATGATGGATAAAGACACCATTTTGAAACATGGATCCACTAGATAGAGATGAATTACCTTTCACTGGTGTAGTCGTTGGTTTGGATGTGCTTGTGCAAGCTGTGTTTGCTACGCCATGTGTCAAAAACACTGacaaaacaaagagaaacatggaATAAGTAAACCATCACAATAACTCTTTCCAAGAAATATGCTTAAACATACCATTTGAGACAAGGGATGAGAGTTTTTTCctgctgattgtgtgtgtgggacagatTTTTTTCTGATTTATAAATGAAGTTTATGTCTAAAATGTaactaaacaaacaaatcaacaaaaaataagaTATGTCTATAGTTATAACTGACGATTTTGGGATCATATTTGGTGGTGATAATGTCAGAGATGATCATGTTCCTAATGCTGGCATGCATTCATTGATTCATCCATCAAGTCCTCAGTTACATGATAGATAAAGACACCATTTGAAACATGGCTCCACAAGATAAGAGATAAAATACCTTTCACTTTGGTTGTGGTTGGTCTGCGTGTGCTTGCTGCTCCATGTGGATTAAAAGCAAAGACGGAACAAAGACCAACATAGAATTactaaacatacatatatgagaAATTGTCTACAGTCATACTGTATTAGAAACTATCTTGATCACTCTTTACAACAACTACACCAGCTTCAAATATATCGTTTTATAACAGGGTGGAGGGTTTTGTTCTGCTGGTGTGTCTGTGGCCTGGGCCAGATATTTTACTAACAAATGAATGTAAGAAAATGTCTACAGTAATAAAGACATCTATTTCAACTGTTAAATCATTACTCAATAAGAGGATCCATGAAACTATATTCAAATATGAATAATTGAAACACTACACAAGTCATATTTTTCGCAAAGTTTTTTAACCCAAAAGTGTTAATTTAGGAGagtacataaaaatataaatactcaCTGATTAGTTTTAGATCATATCGTATATGATCAACGTGTCCTCCTGATGATAGGATGGATCTGCAGGTGTAAGGACCTTCATCTTCCTTTCGCATCTTCTTTACCTCCAGAGAACACTCCTTTGTGACACATACTCTTTCTTTCTTGTATTCAGACCTAACCTTCCCTTTGTCAACCAATTCTACAGTCATTGTAGAGTTGTAACCGAACAACCAGGTAATATTGGAACAGTCACTCAGAGCCCCGcatgatagagaaatacaaTCTCCAGCTACTAACTCTGTTCTTCCATGATCAGAGGAGGTCGGTTTGTAACATTCGTCATTGATTGAAGTATCTGTGAGAGAGAACAATCAGTTATGTAATGTTTAGAGGACTATACACCTTTTGATTTGAATAAATAACTTTAAGACCATgtaacacaaacacccactgaTAACTTCACTCGTTTTTATTATCTTGGCTATTTTAAGTAGTCCTTACCTCTGCATGACGGAGAAGGAACCATATCtactgtcggtctgtctgtctgatagcTCAAACTACTGCTCACTGTGGAGAGCAAGGCTTCTTATAGCGAGTGTTCCTTCACTTCCTCAAACCTCCAACACTTTACTCTGCTCTTTTTCACATGAGAGATTATCTAGTACAGACATGGACTGTTGAAACACATCATAAAGTACATTCTGAAGATAAACTTATTGGGCATGTCATAACATTTCCTATTTGTTTGTAATGACATGTCATCAGTGATAGGACAATACGATGGTTATCCTTTCCTAGCACTAAGTAGCATAGGAAGTAGCCCACATGTGAAACACTTTGCCTCTGATCTCAAACCATTGAGTTGTATCTTCTATTATTTTAATATCAGTTCAATTTCATGACCAAATGATAGCATAAAGCAAAATGGTGAGGAGAAGGCCTATTGTATTATGTTCATTGTGTTTGAAATGTCGAAGAGAAAATATAAGTTTCTATTGGTCATCTCAAATAGTCCCACAAAAAACTGTTGATACAGAAAGCATCTGTATTAAACATAAGTAGGACTGAATATGTTTTGTCTGGAATAAAGGGGAAACACACACGGAAGtattaaaaattaaaagaagagtaaaaaaaattgcagtaaaataacaaaacaaataagatataaaaaatacattaaacaaAGAAACCATAAAAAATAGGTATAAATAAGATATAGTTATATTTTAAACTAAGCTAAAACATGGGAGTACCTTATTAGAGCAATACAAAAAGATACAGAGAAGATCCACTTAAAAGAAATCATAGATAGTCCACATCAAGTAGGTTGGTTAttattgttttctattggtccagTGGAATTAATGTCTCTAGTCTCAGGTTTTATTGTTATCTATTCCTGGATTATGTAGCACACAATTTAAATCTGTTACTTCTAGTTCAGTATTTTCTAGGTGCATCCAGACCTAGCCAGCTAGTGACCAAGCCCCTTCtccaccgacagtaccagctcaactcgccTCGACTCGGCCCGCCTTTTTCTGCTTGAGTAGAGAACCGTCTTTTGTTGAGGATTGCACTCATTGGATTGATGAGACCTAGAAGTCTCAAACTGAGGAATGGAGGAACGAAGGAAAACTGAGGAATGTTGATTGTAATAATCTTAAACAGATATGGTTTCGTCTCATGCTGTTTCCCCCTCCCTGCCAGAGACCGGTCTCTGACCCCCACTGTTAGTGAGAGAGATCCCCCTCAGACCAACAGGTCTGGGGCCCACTCTGTCCAGGTATCACACCTCGACAATTGTTCAACCAGAGCGTGTGTAGGCGGTTTGTGATTGGCTTTATTGAATAACGGTAACCCAATAGGAATCAGTGGGTACACCTTTTTGTATTTGGGTAATGATTGGCGTAACGGCTAGCCCCGCCCTTGTCATGTGATTTGATATACTGTTTGTGATGAATTGGGAAAAAGAAtgggataataataataggagaACACAAAGGGTTAACACGCAAAAAGAGAGAAGTTAGGTATCCGTGAAGGGTTCTGTGTTTTTTTCGGGTTATCCTGTGAGCAGGATACTTGATATTGATTAATAATTTTCAACCAACTATGAAATAAGTGTCCATCCAGCCATTTGACGTATTTGGAAGTGTTATATGTGGAGGCACTCAAATCAAATTTAACCCAGGCATTTTCTTACAGATATCTTTAATATAATTCTCACCAAGTAACACTTTCTATAATTCCAAAAGACTACATAATGCCAAAACAGAAGATGGTGTCATGTAGAAGCAGCTCAACAAAAGAATGAAGCATGAGGTAAAACCTCAGATTCAAATCTTGCTTTACATACATTTACGCACGGTAAacctaacataacataacataacagtaTGCAGTCCTTTTGATAAGATCTCACTGTAGCCATGGATGTTTAATAAGAACAGTTCTAGGCCTACTTTTACACATTCCCCATCAGTTTAGTCTATGGCGCCCTCTAAAGGCTGTCTAAATACTAGCCTTTTCATAAGATATTTGGTAGTAAACTACTTCATGATACCAGACGGgaaatttgtttaatttatctTTAACTTTAATAAACATTTGAAATTATTTATTACCGGTAATTAATTGTGATTTACTTGACGAAAAAGCATTCATcaattattgataaaaaaaagatgtgTCTAGACCTGAAGGTAAATATTGATCATTGACAACAATAACAGTTTTCTatatttttatagattcataATTTCTACTGCtgtttgctgctgctggatTTGCTTCATCACATACTAATCTGAAGACCTTTGGTCATTTTGCCCATCAGGGGTAACGCTGTACCCAGCCTTGACTCCCAACTCTAACCCCTGGGACGGTGGTTCTGTAGCAGCCCAGCTGCAACACAGGAAGAGTTCAGGTTAAGAGTTTCATTCGAGGGCGGCAGCAGCTCAGCAGGTGGAGCAGGTCCTATGGAgactggaaggttgctggttcaagcccctgctcctccaggctcAGTGATGAGgtctccctgagcaagacccctgacccaaccctaactgctccaccACAAGCTGGCTGTTCCCTTGATGGTTGacatgaatgtatgaatggctgaatgtggTCCCCTAATTATTGCCCCCTTGAGCAGCAGTAGGTTAGGAAAGCACCAAATATTTCCTTTACAATTTTATATTTTGTGTCCTGAGGAGGAAATGAACACCCACCCATTTACCATCCATTTACCGTTTCAGATTCGATAGAAACCTACTTTAAGAAATCTTAgggaaaaaatgaaaataacaattTCTATAGATAATTAATAGGACGCTAGAATACAAGATAGTCTGTGATTATGGagtcctaaccactagactagGTTCTGGGCAAAAGGGTCTGGGTTTGACCCCCAATGTCAAACTGCACGAAGCGTatatccctacctgctccttaataatgtatctgaattcactcctcctcactttggataaaggcagCTGCTAGTATGACCAAACAGTAATATGGTTGAAGCTATGTGGTGTTTAGAAATGATGCAGCAGATCCGGCCTCTCAACACAGCCGTCTGTAGAGGTGCTGCTGTGGTCCGTGGTTCCAGGCTGCACCATGGAACCAACCCTCTCTGTCACGGCATTAGAAGTATACATTTGTGTGCCTAAAAGACTCCTAAAAAAACTTTTATACTATTATGAACACACATTCATATGGCCACTATGAACACTACCACGAACACAAATAGACATacatataaaatattatattttgtgtCATGAGGATGAAATAAACACCCAGGCTCATGTTCCAGCAGTGTCACACTTTACTCAGAGTCACTATTTACTCACTTTTGATTCTAATTGAACTATAATAACGAGCTTCTTAACTATGAAGTAATATATGTCTAATAGGTAATACATCTGTGAAACAGATAAGGAGTGTGATGGTTTCATAGCGCTTACTGTGGTTGTAGTTACAATGCATAACTTGATGATCTACATGACCCAAGACCTCAGAGCTACATGGAAACATCGAGACACAATTTTGAAACATAAGCCCACAAGATAGAAATGATGACGGGCCAGTCTGTAGGTGTAAACACCTTCA from Gadus macrocephalus chromosome 21, ASM3116895v1 carries:
- the LOC132449501 gene encoding uncharacterized protein LOC132449501 isoform X5, whose product is MVPSPSCRDTSINDECYKPTSSDHGRTELVAGDCISLSCGALSDCSNITWLFGYNSTMTVELVDKGKVRSEYKKERVCVTKECSLEVKKMRKEDEGPYTCRSILSSGGHVDHIRYDLKLITSTRRPTTTKVKVANTACTSTSKPTTTPVKASSSPAARPSTSTPTTHTLNAPTAGVLLRVLVLLGFSVLTLVVLLRLIGWWRTRGNRAATEECIGLNSASDALPARERLGPGASDQQQHSVDMDLDWAPRGPSVVQRGGQRAVGSAQDQEDPGELSDAATYENLRAPPRCAGDTADTGVHFVTVHQLSK
- the LOC132449501 gene encoding uncharacterized protein LOC132449501 isoform X2, with amino-acid sequence MVPSPSCRDTSINDECYKPTSSDHGRTELVAGDCISLSCGALSDCSNITWLFGYNSTMTVELVDKGKVRSEYKKERVCVTKECSLEVKKMRKEDEGPYTCRSILSSGGHVDHIRYDLKLITSTRRPTTTKVKVFLTHGVANTACTSTSKPTTTPVKASSSPAARPSTSTPTTHTLNAPTAGVLLRVLVLLGFSVLTLVVLLRLIGWWRTRGNRAATEECIGLNSASDALPARERLGPGASDQQQHSVDMDLDWAPRGPSVVQRGGQRAVGSAQDQEDPGELSDAATYENLRAPPRCAGDTADTGVHFVTVHQLSK
- the LOC132449501 gene encoding uncharacterized protein LOC132449501 isoform X6; protein product: MVPSPSCRDTSINDECYKPTSSDHGRTELVAGDCISLSCGALSDCSNITWLFGYNSTMTVELVDKGKVRSEYKKERVCVTKECSLEVKKMRKEDEGPYTCRSILSSGGHVDHIRYDLKLITSTRRPTTTKVKANTACTSTSKPTTTPVKASSSPAARPSTSTPTTHTLNAPTAGVLLRVLVLLGFSVLTLVVLLRLIGWWRTRGNRAATEECIGLNSASDALPARERLGPGASDQQQHSVDMDLDWAPRGPSVVQRGGQRAVGSAQDQEDPGELSDAATYENLRAPPRCAGDTADTGVHFVTVHQLSK
- the LOC132449501 gene encoding uncharacterized protein LOC132449501 isoform X9; the protein is MVPSPSCRDTSINDECYKPTSSDHGRTELVAGDCISLSCGALSDCSNITWLFGYNSTMTVELVDKGKVRSEYKKERVCVTKECSLEVKKMRKEDEGPYTCRSILSSGGHVDHIRYDLKLITSTRRPTTTKVKVFLTHGVANTACTSTSKPTTTPVKAPTAGVLLRVLVLLGFSVLTLVVLLRLIGWWRTRGNRAATEECIGLNSASDALPARERLGPGASDQQQHSVDMDLDWAPRGPSVVQRGGQRAVGSAQDQEDPGELSDAATYENLRAPPRCAGDTADTGVHFVTVHQLSK
- the LOC132449501 gene encoding uncharacterized protein LOC132449501 isoform X4; translated protein: MVPSPSCRDTSINDECYKPTSSDHGRTELVAGDCISLSCGALSDCSNITWLFGYNSTMTVELVDKGKVRSEYKKERVCVTKECSLEVKKMRKEDEGPYTCRSILSSGGHVDHIRYDLKLITSTRRPTTTKVKANTACTSTSKPTTTPVKGAASSSPAARPSTSTPTTHTLNAPTAGVLLRVLVLLGFSVLTLVVLLRLIGWWRTRGNRAATEECIGLNSASDALPARERLGPGASDQQQHSVDMDLDWAPRGPSVVQRGGQRAVGSAQDQEDPGELSDAATYENLRAPPRCAGDTADTGVHFVTVHQLSK
- the LOC132449501 gene encoding uncharacterized protein LOC132449501 isoform X7 translates to MVPSPSCRDTSINDECYKPTSSDHGRTELVAGDCISLSCGALSDCSNITWLFGYNSTMTVELVDKGKVRSEYKKERVCVTKECSLEVKKMRKEDEGPYTCRSILSSGGHVDHIRYDLKLITNTACTSTSKPTTTPVKGAASSSPAARPSTSTPTTHTLNAPTAGVLLRVLVLLGFSVLTLVVLLRLIGWWRTRGNRAATEECIGLNSASDALPARERLGPGASDQQQHSVDMDLDWAPRGPSVVQRGGQRAVGSAQDQEDPGELSDAATYENLRAPPRCAGDTADTGVHFVTVHQLSK
- the LOC132449501 gene encoding uncharacterized protein LOC132449501 isoform X1, whose translation is MVPSPSCRDTSINDECYKPTSSDHGRTELVAGDCISLSCGALSDCSNITWLFGYNSTMTVELVDKGKVRSEYKKERVCVTKECSLEVKKMRKEDEGPYTCRSILSSGGHVDHIRYDLKLITSTRRPTTTKVKVFLTHGVANTACTSTSKPTTTPVKGAASSSPAARPSTSTPTTHTLNAPTAGVLLRVLVLLGFSVLTLVVLLRLIGWWRTRGNRAATEECIGLNSASDALPARERLGPGASDQQQHSVDMDLDWAPRGPSVVQRGGQRAVGSAQDQEDPGELSDAATYENLRAPPRCAGDTADTGVHFVTVHQLSK
- the LOC132449501 gene encoding uncharacterized protein LOC132449501 isoform X10, with amino-acid sequence MVPSPSCRDTSINDECYKPTSSDHGRTELVAGDCISLSCGALSDCSNITWLFGYNSTMTVELVDKGKVRSEYKKERVCVTKECSLEVKKMRKEDEGPYTCRSILSSGGHVDHIRYDLKLITSTRRPTTTKVKVFLTHGVANTACTSTSKPTTTPVKGAASSSPAARPSTSTPTTHTLNAPTAGVLLRVLVLLGFSVLTLVVLLRLIGWWRTRGNRAATEECIGLNSASDALPARERLGPGASDQDQEDPGELSDAATYENLRAPPRCAGDTADTGVHFVTVHQLSK
- the LOC132449501 gene encoding uncharacterized protein LOC132449501 isoform X3; protein product: MVPSPSCRDTSINDECYKPTSSDHGRTELVAGDCISLSCGALSDCSNITWLFGYNSTMTVELVDKGKVRSEYKKERVCVTKECSLEVKKMRKEDEGPYTCRSILSSGGHVDHIRYDLKLITSTRRPTTTKVKVANTACTSTSKPTTTPVKGAASSSPAARPSTSTPTTHTLNAPTAGVLLRVLVLLGFSVLTLVVLLRLIGWWRTRGNRAATEECIGLNSASDALPARERLGPGASDQQQHSVDMDLDWAPRGPSVVQRGGQRAVGSAQDQEDPGELSDAATYENLRAPPRCAGDTADTGVHFVTVHQLSK
- the LOC132449501 gene encoding uncharacterized protein LOC132449501 isoform X8, which produces MVTHQSHKDHGRTEFRAGDSISLSCDGAPSNCSSIIWLFSYKNGRAEALFEKAKLSEGNKERLHVTKECSLEVKTLREEDEGRYTCRSFPSAREEFDHATHQLELMTSTNRPTTTKVKANTACTSTSKPTTTPVKGAASSSPAARPSTSTPTTHTLNAPTAGVLLRVLVLLGFSVLTLVVLLRLIGWWRTRGNRAATEECIGLNSASDALPARERLGPGASDQQQHSVDMDLDWAPRGPSVVQRGGQRAVGSAQDQEDPGELSDAATYENLRAPPRCAGDTADTGVHFVTVHQLSK
- the LOC132449501 gene encoding uncharacterized protein LOC132449501 isoform X11; amino-acid sequence: MVPSPSCRDTSINDECYKPTSSDHGRTELVAGDCISLSCGALSDCSNITWLFGYNSTMTVELVDKGKVRSEYKKERVCVTKECSLEVKKMRKEDEGPYTCRSILSSGGHVDHIRYDLKLITSTRRPTTTKVKVFLTHGVANTACTSTSKPTTTPVKGAASSSPAARPSTSTPTTHTLNAPTAGVLLRVLVLLGFSVLTLVVLLRLIGWWRTRGNRAATEECIGLNSASDALPARERLGPGASDQVFISSSSPVGLKELIFSHVNV